Proteins encoded by one window of Rutidosis leptorrhynchoides isolate AG116_Rl617_1_P2 chromosome 7, CSIRO_AGI_Rlap_v1, whole genome shotgun sequence:
- the LOC139860518 gene encoding heat shock protein 90-6, mitochondrial-like, with translation MHRLSRRSVNSILHYGTHRRRAVASVSVYSLTINEMGGGEKNCDDVRWHSTTAKCSKTLKLGRMMIPSWNRYESTGSKFQTTESTVVVPVEKYEYEAEVSRLMDHVANRVYSNKELFLRELISNASDALDKLRFLSVTEPQILEGAPELDIRIQTDQDNGIITLTDSGIGMTHDELVDSLGTIAHNGTAAKFLEALNDSKDAAAGSDSNLIGQFGLGFYSAFLVADKVVVSTKSPKSDKQYVWEGEANSNSYVVREETDPDKFIPRGTSIKLHLKRDDKGFAHPDIINRLIKIHSQVVSFPIYTWQEKGYTKHVILNLLIKRRSKKIVNESQPIWLRNPKEVTREEYNEFYKKAFSENFEPLASSHFTTTEDEVELRSILYLPAMEEYFFDDIETNNIRLYEKNLFISSDFDREMLPDYIRFVKGVVDSNDFPLILLREIFQESPIVRIMRKRLAHQALDMILLLSKGENRKDYEKFWKKFGVFLMLGCIEDGENHKRLAPLLRFNFSNNSKAVETMMSLDEYVENMKPGQEDIYYMSVVNALSGVFVPFILENDFQVLLVVDTIDEVALTNLKSYKGKNFVDVKKVAKKIVPSRADLS, from the exons ATGCACCGGCTATCAAGACGTTCCGTCAACTCTATCCTCCATTACGGCACTCATCGCCGCCGTGCTGTTGCCTCAGTGTCCGTCTATTCTCTCACTATCAACGAAATG GGTGGTGGTGAGAAGAATTGTGATGATGTCAGATGGCATTCAACAACTGCAAAATGCAGTAAGACTTTGAAACTGGGAAGAATGATGATTCCATCATGGAATCGGTATGAGTCGACTGGCTCAAAATTTCAGACTACCGAGTCTACCGTTGTTGTTCCTGTGGAGAAGTATGAGTATGAAGCCGAG GTAAGTCGGCTTATGGACCACGTTGCTAACAGAGTATATAGCAACAAAGAGCTGTTCCTTCGTGAGTTAATCAG CAATGCAAGTGATGCCTTGGACAAGCTACGGTTCCTTAGTGTTACTGAGCCACAGATTTTGGAAGGTGCTCCTGAACTTGACATACGCATTCAAACTGATCAAGACAATGGAATAATTACTCTCAC GGACTCCGGTATTGGTATGACCCACGATGAACTTGTGGATTCTCTAGGAACAATTGCTCATAATGGAACTGCTGCAAAGTTCTTGGAAGCTTTAAAT GATAGCAAAGATGCTGCTGCTGGTTCAGACAGCAATTTAATTGGTCAGTTTGGTCTTGGATTTTATTCAGCCTTTCTGGTTGCAGATAAG gTTGTGGTCTCAACAAAGAGTCCCAAATCTGATAAGCAATATGTTTGGGAAGGAGAGGCTAATTCTAACTCTTACGTTGTCCGAGAGGAAACTGATCCCGACAAATTCATTCCTAGAGGAACTTCCATTAAATTGCATCTCAAG CGTGATGATAAAGGTTTTGCTCATCCGGATATAATTAATAGACTCATTAAAATTCATTCACAAGTTGTTTCGTTTCCAATTTACACGTGGCAAGAAAAAGGCTACACAAAACATGTAATTCTAAACTTACTA ATTAAAAGGAGAAGCAAAAAAATTGTTAACGAGAGTCAGCCAATATGG CTTCGGAACCCAAAGGAAGTTACAAGAGAGGAATATAATGAATTCTACAAGAAGGCGTTCAGTGAGAACTTTGAACCTTTAGCATCTTCTCACTTTACAACAACGGAG GATGAGGTTGAGTTAAGATCAATTCTATATTTGCCTGCAATGGAGGAATACTTTTTTGATGATATAGAAACCAACAATATAAGGCTCTACGAAAAAAATCTCTTCATTTCTAGCGATTTCGACAGAGAAATg TTACCAGATTACATAAGGTTTGTGAAAGGTGTTGTCGACTCTAACGACTTTCCGTTGATTCTATTACGTGAAATTTTCCAAGAAAGCCCCATT GTTCGGATAATGAGGAAACGATTGGCGCACCAGGCATTAGACATGATTCTTTTGCTATCCAAGGGTGAAAACCGAAAG GACTATGAGAAATTTTGGAAGAAATTTGGGGTGTTTTTGATGTTGGGATGTATTGAAGATGGTGAAAATCACAAGCGTCTTGCCCCATTGCTACGGTTTAACTTCTCAAACAATAGTAAAGCAGTAGAAACGATGATGAGCTTGGATGAATATGTTGAAAACATGAAACCCGGCCAAGAGGATATATATTACATGTCTGTTGTAAATGCATTGAGTGGTGTGTTCGTTCCATTCATACTTGAAAATGATTTCCaa GTGCTCTTGGTTGTTGATACCATTGATGAAGTTGCTCTCACAAATCTCAAATCGTACAAGGGAAAAAACTTTGTTGACGTCAAAAAAGTGGCAAAAAAGATTGTGCCGTCAAGGGCGGATCTATCTTAG